One window of Vicia villosa cultivar HV-30 ecotype Madison, WI unplaced genomic scaffold, Vvil1.0 ctg.001130F_1_1, whole genome shotgun sequence genomic DNA carries:
- the LOC131633505 gene encoding uncharacterized protein LOC131633505, translating into MDRMQLDPNFNHHPKCEKVKLTNLTFADFISLFCRGDAIAAQLMFQTMRKFSTSTGMGYSEACSGFQEGDYPFRYLGVPLTTKKLSISHYLPLIDKIVTRIHHWSAKLLSYVGKLQLLKIISHAMAQFWMQCFPIPKMVIKKIDAICRSFIWTDSKEISRKCPVAWNTMCKPIAPGGLHLLNDCVE; encoded by the exons ATGGACAGAATGCAGCTTGATCCTAATTTCAATCACCATCCCAAATGTGAGAAAGTTAAACTGACCAACCTAACTTTTGCTGATTTCATTTCACTGTTCTGCAGAGGGGATGCTATAGCTGCCCAATTGATGTTTCAGACTATGCGTAAATTCTCTACCTCCACAGGTATG GGCTATTCTGAAGCATGTTCTGGATTCCAAGAAGGCGACTATCCTTTTAGATACTTGGGAGTTCCCTTAACTACCAAGAAGCTTAGCATAAGTCACTACCTTCCTCTTATAGACAAGATTGTTACCCGCATTCACCACTGGTCTGCTAAGCTTCTTAGCTATGTAGGCAAGCTGCAATTACTGAAAATCATCTCTCATGCCATGGCTCAGTTTTGGATGCAGTGCTTTCCCATCCCAAAAATGGTGATTAAAAAGATTGATGCCATTTGTCGTAGTTTTATCTGGACAGATTCTAAAGAGATTAGCAGGAAGTGTCCAGTGGCTTGGAACACTATGTGCAAACCAATTGCTCCGGGTGGATTACATTTGCTCAATGACTGTGTGGAATGA